DNA from Brassica napus cultivar Da-Ae chromosome C4, Da-Ae, whole genome shotgun sequence:
GTTCAATGCAAATGAGATAACAACAGCCCCACAAGACCTTAATAATGAAGAACCTCAAGTCTTAAGCTTGAGGAATATTTGCATGATAGATGGCTCATGGACATCTACTGCACAGTTTAGTGGATATGGATGGGTCTGGCTAGATTACTTGGGGAACGTTCAACTAATGGGGACACCGAATCACATTCGAAGAGAGTCTGCATTACATTCAGAGATGGAAGCACTAAGATGGACAATGGAGAGTATGCTCCAGCATTCAACTTGTCAAAGCTTTGGAACGGACTGCAAGGATTTGATTGCAATGATCAACGAGCCTCATGCTTGGCCGAGCTTTGCGACAGAACTGGAGAGGATAGAGACCCTGAAGATATGCTTCCCGGATTTCAAGATTACTTATATTTCATAAGCACAAAATCAGATTACAGATTTCCTAGCTAGGACTGCGAGGTCTTTCTATAGAGTACTTtatttcattggttgttctattccagTCTGGTTACCCAtgccacctcaagtttgagcaATAGAATAGCCTttcgatgaaaaaaatatataaaacatcgTTCTTATTAAATCTTCTCtcatattaaaagagaaacattctcTTGTATCCAACTTTTTTgaaagattttaaattaaacacactcttctattataaaatatatttttttgacactggatattataattaaacattttaggTTAAGAGTTCTAAACAATGAGAACtaacaaaacaaaagtaaaaaatggATACACCGGTAGGGATCCAAAGTAAGCTAACACACATCTATTTTGCGTACGGATGACTaaaaatttttcatataaaaattctatatttgcTTTTGGAATAGTTGAATCTCAAGGGAGATAATCTTCGTATTAATCCAAAAACACCAAGCTTCAGACTGAATTGAGAACGATTGCCACTCTTTTTTTAATACTACAGTAGGAATCACCGAGACAAGACAACTCTTTATATGACTCTATAGATAATAACAGAGTCAAAGAAATTGCCATTTAATAGATATGCATGTTGCCTTTTAAAGTAACCATAGTTTGCAACAAGAACTCCATCACCATCAAATGAAAAACCATCAATGATTGAAGCTGGTAAGACCCGTCCCACCATCTGCAGTAGATCTGTCAATTACTTTTTCTAAATGGTTCAATTGAACCGAAGTTTTTGTTTTACCAAATCCACTGGAAGAAACATACAAAAGAACAATGAATTTTTTtgccaaatttaaaataaattggcaatcaaacaaaccaagtatctgaaaataaagcaaatcaaagaaaaataagcaaaacaaatcaaataagcTGATGTCGGAGCTATAGAAGCCTCCGGCCATCGGCTTGAAACTATAAAAAcaaatctttctttctctcttcacGGCTAGGGTTTCTGATCAATAAAATCAGGAGTTACATCACTGATATTCTCGGGACTATTATAAAGTAACTATGAGAACAATATTATACTACAATCTATTTTCCAAACAACATAATCATTAATCTTGtgtccaaacaatataaaacatttctTATATTGAATCCctcttattaaaacagaaaaaatttatgtatccaactttttgtaagattttaaattacatagtaccaaattttagcaaaaaatattttaaattaaatacactcctctatatataaattaatcataaaaataatattatcctaatatctatgtttccaaacagcacaatcattaattttttgtcCAAACAATACAAatcattataattaaataaaatattcaaataatttatgaaaaatcagaaataagaataaattattttgcaGGTTTAGATACTACAAAATAATTTCAATCAATATCAAATCAATTAATCTAATGGATTATTTTATCTATATCttcatttaaaaattacatctctcttattaaacaaaaagagaTTCCTTGAATCCAAATTTTTgtaagattttaaattaaatacactcAAGTATTATAATTAGTTATGGAAACAATATTATACAACTATTTACgtttccaaaaaataaaatcattgttCTTGTgtcaaaacaatataaaaagttaaaattttatgaaaattcaaaaataagaataacttatttttttcaggtttagatactacaaaataatttcaataagtatcaaatcaattaaattaatggattattttatttatattttcataaataaaattacaatcattcaaaactaaataaattttcatattaaattaaatattgtatataaataaaatgtaataaattGACATCCAAtaaatttaatgaattaaatttttatcaaaaaatatcatgcatttaaagaaaataaattacaaagcttttattaaaaattcataacGAAAAGAGTTGGAATaactaaaaacaatataaataaattgacatccaaaaaacataattcattatatttaataaatacaaaataatataattatatataactattaaaatacaataaaataaaaatgttaaaccattttaattgtgtatattatattttgttaaattatatttccgCACTTTAAAAATCTCTTAGAACAGTTTTATGATTTGAACAACAAATAATCCACATGGTCGTGCAGATccaaatgaaacaaaaaaaacaaaatattatattaacgtTTATTTGTTGTTCGTGGTGAAAAACCTGTTAAGATGATAAGTATCATTTTAGAAATGAATAATTAACAAAACTCATTAGCCAAATCTCTATTTATGTCTacatctgtttttgtttggtcaattcttttcaaaaaaaaagaatgatttcataaaaattgTATACGAAAGTAAagctataaaatattttatatctcactgaatgaaatttacatacattttaatcaattaaaaatattaattttatgctcTAATTGAAATATATAGAGCATAAcagtatttatataaattttaattaatatgatatatatgaaCACAAAAAtgtattcatatttttatatattagcaatatcatttatttttgtatgcACTAATCTACAAtctataaaacaatatataaattatttaagtaGCATAATAATTTAGTAATAGccattacataaaaatatatgaatatatatataaacatgcgCATTGAAAATAACTCATTGtagaataaatataataacgaaaataattatgaaaatgtccaaaatataaattatctgaAGATAAATGCTTAACActaacaataaacaaaaaaaattaaactgattATAATATGAACCAAATTATTAACAAGATAAGTACACAAAACATATAATAATGTTAATTAGccacttaaataaatattatacaacTAAAATCTCTCTTAACACTAAACAACattcaattaatttataaattctatttaataaatttaacataaaaatactCGATGTCGCGCTGATCATGATCTAATTTTAGCGTTTAAATGTGATGTATGTAATTTTGACACAAAATgcttttttttattcaataaaTCGTATTGACAAAAGATTAAGCAAGAAAATCACCTGGATATGGTTGGTATTGAGATCAGTGAAACTAAacattttttatctttaaaatttaaatgtttaacAAGTATGGTTCATTCAGCCtctaaactatttaaaatttatatgcaTGAATCATTCAACTGTTAAactatctgaaaatatatatgaatagaTTACTAGTTTCctaatggtaattttttttatataatactagTTTCCTAAcggtagttttttttatataatatcttaatttAATTGATATCAAATAAATGTAACTGATAACATTAAGACATAATACACAACAAACAAGTTGTTAGCAAGAACATTAAACAAAGACAACATTGAGATAATGATCGATATTTTCTAACGCATTTGTGGGATAGGCTGATTCGATATCTTTTCTCCTCTTTGTCCTTGGTCTTGTATGATCGATCTTGTGACTCTCGACTATTATGAGCAAATACGTTTTTATCTCTAAGAACATCTCCAACAGATCCTTGTACcctcaaattttgattttttttgctcTCCAATATGTGTTCAAACCCTCAAATATTGAGGACCTGAATAGTTTCACTATTCAAAACCtcaaaacaatatttaattttcagttTAGTCTTATAATGTTATTTTGTATCACTTtaatctttataaatatttattgattaaaattcaaatatatctcTACAtaaattattactattatttttgatacataaaatacttaaatctgttaaaatttaaataaaaattgtaaatatacaataatcttatgtaaaatagaaatattatatatatttaatttaaccATTTTGTAACTCTTTTTGCActttaaaaaatgaatatattatttggttaaaccaatatatatatatatatatatatatatgagttataaatattgtttaatatcCTGAATGTGTATGTATTATTTATCTATATAAAGTTTAaagattataattaatttaaattaaagttGAGGACtaaaatgaaaattacattaaatttttaagatGAATTTGAAGTTTTTTGTTAGACCAACTCACCCTCAAACCATCATTTTGAGGATCCTCAACCCTCAAAATAAGGTTCCTTATTGGAAATTTCCTAACTAGATCATTGGATACAATTCATATGTTACATCACAATCCGTCCCAAGCAATCTCCCTGTTGGAGATAACATGATTTGTTGTAACTGTCCATAGCATTGAAATTCTTTTGCTTTGAAACTGAAAAAGCCATGTCttcaatttgttttgttgtagaAACATGCACAGAATccttattgtttttaaaaatttgctCCCGCATCTATTTATCAGTATTGTAGCTTGTCTATAGCTTCGCCGATAATACATCTCTTGCTTTGATTCACTGAGTATCCTTGGATTTGCTTGAATCTTAAATCTCATGATGCCAATTTTGACATATGCTACCGTGACAGTCAACTCCACGGAACTTGAGAGAACGTGGGTCGAATAAACACCATATATGAAGATCACTTGTCTGCTTACAGACCTAGATAGGAAGCCCCAAAGGTATAATCTAGTGAGTACATACCATGTTGTCAATTCTGACTGAAGAGCATACGTCAATTTCTTAATATCCCCTGGTCATGGTGGCAGGGTCGTGCCTGAATAGAGTCAGATAAAGCATGTGCTTTGGGGCCAAACATGATTCATATATTTAGGGAGCCAATTACAACAAAAACTTTACATAGCTCTATTGGTAACcactttctttgtttttttaattatgaagggccaaaaaagttttttttgcttgtgGGCCGAAAATTTTCAGGCCCGGCCCTGCATGGTGGTTTTATGTCGATTCTTTGTGTGAACGAACAGAGATCCTCGAGAGACTAACCAACCTTGCAATATGTGCAAGGTAAATTCATCGATAATGTAACTCCTTAGGACTAGAAATTCCAACAGTGGATATTGACACTCATGTTGCGAGAAGAGACGCACGCCAAACGCTCAACGAAAAACGTTTGATCTACTCGTCCAAATCCTAAGCATTGTCCAAATAAGAGATGATATCTATCCAATCAAAATGATAGTTGATATTCAACGGTGAAGAAATCATGATAATGGCAAATGGTGAGACGGCAACAAAAAGACGATTTGGTTTTCCCCAAATTAAAAGTTTGATTTCCATTttcaacataaatttattttattacataaCTATTAGTCTATTACTAACTGTAAAAAATAAACGAGAAACTCCGGCGGCGGTTGCCGGCCACAAAAATCCCGACGAAAACAAGTTTGGTTATGGTTGGTGAAGTATTGCCTATGGCATGGGGaatttctaataaaaataacagtaattattttaaattaaacttcaCCGCATATGGATCACATTGACCATCATAACCAAACTCATGTGCTGAGCTGAGTAATATCCAAACTATTTTGATAATTGGTTGGGCCGGATTCGACTGAGTTGTCCACTTTTGATCCCTTTTTTTACTTCTAATTATTAGTGTAAAGAATCAAAGGTGTTAAAAATCGACATATTTAAGCAAGAGATTGGTCACATTAGCGTAGAAACTGACTTATGTTTTTCACAACATATATTTAATGGACTTAAATTTGGATGATGATACATCATTAATACTATTTCAAGCCAATAGAGTACATGTTGTAATTTGGAGTACTGTGAAATTTAATGTAGCATgtaggggtgggcaaaaaaaaccgaaccgaaccgagttAAACTGAgccaaccgaaccgaaaccgaatcaaaccgaaccaaagtctATTTCAAATCATTCGGTTGAAGATTTCTCCAACCTGAATGGTtcggttttaaaccgaaccaaaccgagaaaccgatgtgtttttgtcattatttaaattaaaaatattagtaataccaatatactaaaattctaataccataccacatatttttcatttttcatttattaacatatattcttctaaCCGACTAtgtaatcattaaaatatttgatttaaaaaaaatagaaaagtttgtatttttatattcttatatatgtaaacatggatattaaataaaatctaaacttaaagcaaattttattaaaaacaaaagttcttCTCCACATCATCACATGGAAGATGATTCATTGCAAgctttttaataatgatataaaagacattactaatgatgttggtttttttttgtcttagttaactttcatttgttttaattcttatatattttttgtgactttttaaaggtttttgtttcagttttatattgaatttagttcacatagtttatgtttacataatttatgccTAACTAAGAAGAACCTAAATAAACTGATCCAAAAAATAAATCCAACCAAACCgaatacaaaccgaaccgaatataaaccgaaccgaacacaaccgaaccaaaccaaactaactatggtttatttcaagaaaaaatactagaaccgaaccgaacccgaacagAACCGAGCCGAGAAAATAACCGAAGTACCCACCCCTAGTAGCATGTGTATACTTTCGAATAATATACTCATCAATGTTTTGAAAGTTAAAACTAAAGAATGGCAAAACATTGTGTTTTAATTAATATGGAGTATTTCGGATCTTAAAGGGCTCATACTAATCTGGAAAGTGAATTGCAGTCTACGAATTCATCATTTTTTCAGATATTCAAATAGGCCGTAAACAAATTCACATAACTACATGATTAAGTGCAGTAGAGAGCATTTGAATCTAAAATGTTTAGCAACCCATATTTCAGATGCCGATAGACCACCATCGCGTGGTTGCAGAAGATTATGTTTATTGTTAAAAGCAATAGGGATGATTACACTTTAAATCCTAATATCTAAGAGTTGATTTCATATATGAAACAGATTATGAATCTAAAGCTAGAAACTTCCATGTTATTAAAGAACCTctatattaagtttttataatccGATTAGTAGATACTTTCACTTATTAATTCGGTTGAAAATGCTATTAGCTTTTAATGAACAAAATGTGACGGATGATGGCGGTATTAGGCTAATCCAATACAGAAGTAGACCTTAACTACTTTAGAAGAAACTCTATTAGCTAGTtagaaattattaatatatagaaattattttctaaaaaattgatttatgtcTATatggtaaaataaaataaaacattgtgagatgaagaaatgaaaataattttaggcTGAATCGTTTTGTTAACAGCTTGTTGTTGCCTTTCAACTTATGCCTTCTTCATTATGCTATCTCCTCCTCCAACTGTACCTATTCAACAGTCAAAAGCAAATCTTTATAACGtcagtttattatatatttttccgaCACAACGATCTTGCATGGAAGGGGCCTTTTGTTATTTATGAATTCATAAGCACTAGGATCCAGCTATATTATTACAGAGACACGTGCGACAACGAGGCATAACGTGACAAAGCAGAGCCTAGCTAGCTGAAGATAGTGGATCCATCATCCATGTGATTCCACATCATGGGCACAGGCCATGACTGACATCAAATAACGTGACCAACTTGTGTATGCATGCGTGGGTGGTCTCATCAGATTTTTGTGTAAATATTGTAGAAAACATGGGGTAGACATACGATTGATGGATAAGAATGAAAACATTATCCTATATGCAATAAGACACAtgttagaatattattttttgccaGTAAAATGTCTTATGCGCGGTTTGAATTCATAATAAATCAAGGACGAGCCTACACATATATGTTGCTCGCATATTAGATTAGAAAGTAACAAATTACGAATAATTTTTCTCAATTATAAAATTCGTTATCCACATGAATATCTGAGATTTGTAatagtaattagttattataAGACAAAAATATCACAAATACTTACTacaaaaactcaaatccaaTGAATTTGTGTACTTTATGGCCCAAATATTACGTTTCTACaatgttaaatattaatttaagatGGCAATGCagctatataaatataattatatgcacataattaaatatttaagcgattacatgttaggttttttttttttgcaaaaataaTTCATTATAAGGTTTAGGATAAAATGACAAAATACCTGAAATGGGATGAGTAGGAATGTGTTTCGTAAAAGAAGGCTGAGGAAAACCGGTGGCCGGAGATTGATGATAAGGATAGACAGTGTAGAGAGGCATCATCGGCGGGCTTGTCGCAACCATTACACGTCCTCCACCATACATGTGATGTTGGTGGTAATATTGCAGCTGTGGCAGAGGTTGAGGTTGCGGTTGTGCGTAGTATCCGTTCATATAGGTTCCTCCAACGTATCCAACTTTCTGTTCATTAAATAACATCACaaacaaatttatttcataagtggaaaaacataattaaagaaTATCGACGTTATTTAGAAATCATAAGACTTACTTGATTGAAGGTCATGTTAGGGGGGACGTAGGAGGAAGCGTACCTTTAATTTAACATCAAAACCGAGCCAATCAAATACATTTTGAAATGATGTTAGACTAACGAAGAATTGATTTAGTAGATAAAACTCTTGAATTACTTTATAGAAATCTAATTACAAGTCataaattcatttttgttaGGATATGTCTACTCTcctaaaaacaataaatttaaaatgatttaggTTTCTTCCTAGTGAATGTACGAACATTTGGTTTCAGAGGCtcagacattaaaaaaaaaaagtcttaaaCAGTAGAAACATAGTTTACCCATAGAATGGAACGGCTTGATGATGATGGTGTTGTCGTTGAAGTTGATGTTGCTGGTGTGTGAATCCCGCAGGGTAGTACCATTGAGCTTGATTATTCCCTACATGTCCTGACGTGGCCCTACTCACATTCTTTGATCCTTCACAACTCAAACACCATATTGATAGTAAAGTCAAAGATCAGTTTTGAAGAATTAgtaggtattttttttttttggttttgaacaACAAGAATTAGTAGGTATCTAAAAAGTTTAGTTGGTTTctctatttcattttttttaacaacatggTTTCTCTATTTCATTTATATCAAGATTCAATCCTTGTAATGGCCTGCCTATAGATCAAACTTTTTTTGACACTGTGGCATATCTAAAAGTaactaataatttgatttgttttcttatttcaaAACTGCAAGTGAGAATCTTAGCATTAGAGATCATACACCTCCACCATACTACATTATATATTCCACTAACATCTTCCCCCATATAGAAAAATCCATATATGACGTTGTAACCAGTGTATTAATGTGTATGCAACTTTTTCCTTATGATTAAAGGTTTTACGtgtatataacaaaattgatcTTTACTGTTATTTCGATCATCGATTCAATTTAGATGTTTTAAATGGCAAGAGTACCCGACACTTCCACATGTTATGAGGActagtttgatttgtttttttttcgtgCATGATCCTGtagaaattaaacaaaaaaaagttacatataaattttcttagatgaacCTTCCTGAGGAGAGGCCATGGCGGTGGGGGATCTACGATGACGGCCACCGAGGGAGGCAAGATTGCAGTTGGAACGGCGCCCATTGATAATCGGAGTCGAGTCTTCGCAAGCCCTCTTCGCGGCTTCCGCATCTTTGAAAGTCACCTAcatagaaaatatcaaaaaagaaTATTGAGAAATAAAGAAGATAAAGTGAGATACACtaacaagaagagaaaagagagagagagagaagaggaacATACGAAGCCGTAGCCTTTGGAACGGCGAGTGAGTTTGTCGAAGATGATGACTGCCTCTAAGATATCACCATACTTGatgaaatgatcatgcattgcTTCTTTTTGAGTGTCCCAAGCCAATCCTCCTACGAACACTTTGGTCAGCTTCGTGTCTCCAAAACATCCGTTCACGTTGTCGCTCGTCGTCATTGGATCGTGTgtgttttgagagagagagacaggaGAAAgcgagagagaaggagagtGAATTGAATTATATAATGAAGGGgaacaataacaataaataaatgttGTAAAACGGAGAGTGACAGATTGGTGGACAGGCAAGTATATATTAACGTGATTACTAGTCACTCACTACACCCTTCTTCTTATGTCTCTATTCACGCCACTTTCTTGATAAAATCCGCCCAAATCTATCTGTAATAATAAAGTTAAACAGAAACTCTCCCCACCTCAGCAGAGGCTATTCCAAAATTGAACACGTGTCCACTTCTTAAAAAAGCTTTCGTAATGTTCGTTTCTGTTTATGAGCCAATTGTTTTGGATTCTGCTTGATTTATAAGGCCCAACTTTATTTTTCATACATAATAACTTAGGTTTTGTCCAGCTCGGTGGCCCACCTTCTTAGGAGAGACGACGTAGCTCCTAAAGTCTTGACGCCTCCGGCAATGCTGTGTAACCGCTACCGTTTGCATTCCTCTGGCGTATTAAATCAAACATGTATGTGGTTCATCCCACTACTACCACTTTCTTATGCATCTAATCGCCATCATCGCAGTCGAAGGTAACCGCTAAAACCTCCGGCTATAAATTTGCTCCAAATCTGCGATGAATTTCCTCACCCAGTCAAGATCAATCTGTCAATGAATGATGACTTGAAAGCTGTGCGTTGTTCAAACACTGGGAGGCACGGAATGACAAGAAAGGTGTCAAACTCATGGGAGTTCACATGCTCCTATCGTTGGTGTTATCGGAATTGAGACGAACCATAATCTTTATTTCTTCCTGGACAAGAAACCTTTGTAAGACCTGAAACTTAATCCCAGAAAGTCAATTGCGTGTAAGCAGTGTAAAGAGAATCAGATCAGGATCGAGTTTCCTTTGGAAGTATCACATTGCATAGAATCTTTGGAGGTAAAATCCATCTGGCATTTGATCTGCGACTCGAGAGAAAGTCACTGTTTTCTGAATCAGAAACTTGGGTTTAACAAACTAAGTCTTTCAGTTTCATAGAAGGGTTTTGCGAGGTCATTACACGACGTACCAGAGAGTGATAAAGATGTTTATGAAAATGTATTACTGCATAAAATTCATAGAAAGTGAAATCTTATCAATCGGATTTAAACTCAATGCATAAAATGATTTGTAAGTTGATCCATAATCATCTGAATATGGAGAAATGGAGAAAACTGTTATGTTGCAGCAACTTCAAGAGATCGTTGGTGGTTCTTATGTGTCCAGAAAGTTTGTGTACATCTACAAGACATTACAGGCTTATGGTTCAACGGTGGGATCGAATTTCCAATGGTTGAATTCTGAGTTATATACGTGTATTTAAGGCAGCTGGAAGAGGTGttcttttttcatcaaaatgGCCAAGATGTGCAGGTGCGCTTTAAGCGCAAGAACTAAGGCTCAAGGCGATCTGGGAACAGATGTTATAATTGttccttttgatttttttttgtgaattttatttCCTCATAACTATGATCTCACTCTCTCGACTTTTGGACCTGACAACAAcaaaagaaccaaaaaaaatcaaaaaagaatTTCAGCAGACAAGACACGAGGAGATTCTCTACTCAAAAGCTATTCAAACTGCAAACTTCCACCTACGACTACTGAAACTGGATATTGTGGTTAAAGAATCAAAGAGAGAACACTCTGAAGAGTTAAAACCTCAGATCCTTATTAGAACACTGAACTGagtgaaaagaaaataaaaagttttaaataaagatttaacaaaACCAAATTTCATGAGAATGATAAGGAATTTTCCCTGCCATTCATTTATAAACCAATGAGACCGactaatcccctatatattaattgagaagcatttgaaaaattagaaccttcattttgtattaattaaaaaaaaccccaaatcctaggtggcactctaaatgccttctaaattctatttcaaagaattctataacatctaatataaagtatagtttaatctaatggtgtcacattattccataattatataacactagaaaacattatattaacctaaaatataggaagtgtatattctttccttaaataaaagctacggaattacctaatatgatttacatatatatagcaattaatgattatgaataataaagatttgataacaatttttgcatctttcttcatttttgtttaaatttatatt
Protein-coding regions in this window:
- the LOC106395053 gene encoding probable RNA-binding protein ARP1; the protein is MTTSDNVNGCFGDTKLTKVFVGGLAWDTQKEAMHDHFIKYGDILEAVIIFDKLTRRSKGYGFVTFKDAEAAKRACEDSTPIINGRRSNCNLASLGGRHRRSPTAMASPQEGSKNVSRATSGHVGNNQAQWYYPAGFTHQQHQLQRQHHHHQAVPFYGYASSYVPPNMTFNQKVGYVGGTYMNGYYAQPQPQPLPQLQYYHQHHMYGGGRVMVATSPPMMPLYTVYPYHQSPATGFPQPSFTKHIPTHPISGTVGGGDSIMKKA